The following DNA comes from Janthinobacterium sp. TB1-E2.
TTTGTCGAGGGCGTCAGCGGCGAGAAGAACGTGGTGCAGAACGTCTTCGTCAATACCGTCGATGAAAAGGGCAGCGCCGTCGTCGTCGTCGCCAGGGAAGGCGTGATCAATACCGACGCCAAGGGCGAACGCTTCCTCGTGCTCAAGAGCGGCCGCCGCTACCAGGGCGTGCCGACGCAGGCGGACTTCCAGACCATGGAATTCGAACAGTACATCATGCGCATCGAGAGCAAGCAGCAGGAAATGGGTGCGGACCTGGGCGTGCGCGCCATGAGCACCATGGCGCTGGTCGAGGCGAACAACCAGTTCACCATGGCCGAATTGCTGTGGCGGGTCAGCGCGCCCCTGATCGGCCTGATGCTGATCCTGCTGGCCATTCCGCTGGGCTTTGTCAATCCACGCGCCGGCAGTTCGACCAATCTGATCATCGCGCTGCTGATTTTCTTTACGTACAGCAACCTGATCAAGGTCATCGAAGCGAGCGTGAAACAGGGCCGCATGACCTTCGGCCTGGCCTGGTGGCCGCTACACCTGCTGGCGGGGCTGGCCGTGGTGGTGCTGTTTGCGTGGCGCCTGAATGTGAACCACCGCTATCATCCGCTGGTCCTGCTGGCGGCTTTCAAGCGCGCGCGCCGCGCCGGCAAACCAAGTAAAGCGGCACCGAAATGAAGATTTTACAGCGCTATTTTGCGGTCTCGATATTCCAGGCGGTGCTGTTCGTGCTGCTGGCCTTTTTGGCACTGCAAGCCTTCATCGACCTGACGGGCGAGCTGCCCAAGGTAGGCCGCAACGGCTACACCATCCAGTATGCCTTCCTGTATGTGCTGGTACTGGTGCCGGGGCATGTGTACGAGGTGATGCCCATCGCGGCGCTGATCGGCACCATCTACACGATGGCGCAGTTTGCCGCCAGTTCCGAATTCACCATCATGCGCGCTTCGAGCATGTCGACGGCGATGGCGGCCGGTTTCCTGTTCCGCATCGGTATCGTCTTCGTCGTCATCACCTTCATCTTCGGCGAGTTGATCACGCCGCGCACGGAGCCGCTGGCCGAGCGCCTCAAGCTGACCTCGCGCGGCGCGGCCGTGTCGAGCGAGTTTCGCTCTGGCCTGTGGACCAAGGACATGGTCAAGAGCGATGGCTTGACGGGCACCGTCACCGGCTCGCGCTTTTTCAATGTGGGCGAAGCGCGTCCGGACGGCCAGCTGAAAAACGTCAAGCTGTATGAATTCGACACCGATATGCGCTTGCGCACCCTGACCGTGGCCAAGGGCGCGACGTATCAGGGCAATAATATCTGGCGCCTGACCGATGTGACGGAAACCTCGTTCTCGAACAGCGCGGCCACCGCGCCAGGCTTCGAGCCGAAGCTGGCGAACTACTATGGGCAGGAAACGAGCTTGGTGCGCACGGTGCAAAGCGCCAGCAAGGACATGACGTCGGAAGTGACGCCGAAGATCCTGACGGTGTCGGCCTCCGATCCCGAGCGCATGTCGGCCAGCGAACTGGCCGTGTACACGCGCCACCTGGCCGAGAACAAGCAGGAAACAGAGCGTTTCCGCATCGCCTTCTGGAAAAAGCTGATCGATCCACTGGCCATTTTCGTGCTGATGGCGCTGGCGCTGCCGTTCGCCTACATGCATACGCGTAGCGGCGGCATCAGCCTGAAGATTTTCATCGGCATCATGATCGGCGTGAGCTTCATGCTGGTCAACACCCTGTTCTCGCATCTTGGGCTGCTCAGCACCTGGCCGGCCTTCCTGACGGCGGTGGCGCCGAGCGCCCTGTATCTGCTGCTGGCGCTGGGCGCCCTGTGGTGGGTGGAGCGGCACTGATGGAGACGAACGTGAAACAGGCACTGATCTTGTTTGCCCATGGCGCGCGCGCCGCATCGTGGGCCGCGCCGTTCGAGCGCCTGCGCGACCTGACCCAGGCGCGCATGCCCGGTACCTGCGTGCACCTGGCTTTCCTGGAACTGATGACGCCACGCCTGCCCGAACTGGTGGCGACCCTGCTGGCCGAGCTGCCCAATGGCGCCATCCTGGACGTTACCGTGGTGCCCGTGTTCCTGGGGCAGGGCGGGCATGTGCTGCGCGACCTGCCGCTGCTGCTGGAGGAACTGCGCCAGCAGCATCCGGCACTGCGCCTGAAGGTGGTCGAGGCGGTCGGCGAGAACGCCAGTGTGCTGGCCGCCATCGCCGATTACTGCGTGGCGGCGCCAGGCTCCAGCCCTATCCCTTGAGCGGTATCGACATCGTCTACCTGTGGGTAGACGGCGCCGATCCCGCCTGGCGCGCGCGCCGGCAGCACGCCTATGCCGCCTGGGCGCAGGCGCATCCGGGCCAGCTGGCCCTGCACGGCAACGTGGCGGGGCGCTACCGCGACAACGGCGAACTGCGCTACAACCTGCGCGCGCTCGAGCGTTTCTTCCCAGGCCACGGCCATATCTACCTGCTGACGGACCGGCAAGTGCCCCACTGGCTGCGTGCTTCACCGCGCCTGACGGTGATCGACCATGCGAGCCTGATGCCCGGTGCATCGCTGCCCGTGTTCGACTCCGGCCATATCGAATCGTATCTGCACCATATTCCGGGCCTGTCCGAACGCTTCCTGTATCTAAACGACGACGTATTTTTTGGCGCGCCGTTCGAGCCCGCGTTCTGGTTCGGGAAGGAAGGGGAGGGGCGTTTGAGTGTGTTTACGGAGAGCGCGCCGCACGATGACGTGCAGGGCTTGCGCGCCGATGTGGCGGCGCCCGTCAATTGCGCTACGTTGTCGCGGCAATGGCTGTCGGCGCAGTACCCCGAATACCTGCATGAACCGCGCCTGTATGCGCATGCGCCGCGGCCCATGCTGAAAAGCGCGCTGCATGCACTGGAAGGGCTGGCGCCGGCCATGTTTGCCGGCGTGCGCGCGACGGTGTTCCGCTCGTGGCAGGTGCCGGCATTGCTGCCCGATCTGGTGCCGCGCTGGATGGTGCATCAGGGATTCGCGCGCTCGCGCATGCTCGACCCGCTGCATATCGCCAGCGGCGATGTGGCGGCGCCGCGCCAGCTCGAGGAGCTGGCCGCGCGATTCGGCAGCTTGGCGTTTTTCTGCATCAACGATACCTGCGACGAGGCCGAGGACGACGACCCGCGCCTGCTGCGCGTGGCCGCTACCTTGCAGCGGCTGCTGCCGCTGCCATCCTCATTTGAAAGTGCTTAAGCCGATTTCTTCTTCGGCGCCAGGCTGATGTGGGCGGCGGCCGTGCTGTCGGACAGCGAAGCGAGGAACAGCAGCAGATAGGCGCCCAGTTCGAAGACTTCCTCGCCCAGCAGCGCGTAGGCGTCCGGCATGCCATGGAAGACCTTCTTGTCGAAGGGCCAGCCGGCGGCCATCAGCAAGCCGCCGATGGCCGTCAGGATGGTGATGCGCATGCTGAAAATCAGGCCCGCATGGGCAAACACCTTGCGCGCGCGTGGCGCGAAGAAGATCAGCAAGCGTATCAGGATCAGCAACTCCACCACGCGCAGGGCTTTTTCCAGCTGCGCCCAGAAGGGCACCGTGCCGAACTGGTCGATATCGAGTTCGCGCAGCAGGAAGCCGAACAGCAGCGCGCACAGGCCTGCATGCATGAGAAAGCGCAAGGACTGGCGGTCAGTCTCTTGCCAGGCGCGCACGCCGTGCACGGTGCAAGCAAGAGCCAGGAACAGCGCCTGCAGCCATTCCAGCAAATGGTTTTCGTCGTCGATATTCGGGAACACCGTCCACAGGGCGATGGAGGCGAGCATGCTGAACAGCACAGCGCTGGCGACGCCGACATTGCTGCGGCTGAGCGAAGTCAGGGCTTCGCGCATGGAGTTGAAATTCATCTGTGATCGTAAGGCTAAAGTTGCGCGGCGCGGTATTGCAGCCTGCGGGCGCAGCTTTTTTCGGGGAGATTGCCAGGGCTCCCGTCAGCCGGGAGGCCGCATGGCAAGCGCTATGGCGGGGTGAAGCGTGAGTTTATTGCTATCACACAACAACTTCTCGAGAAAAGATGCGTGAGCATCGTATCATGTTTCCCCGGAAGACGTCGGTTACTGACTTTAAAGTCGGTAAAATACGCTGTGTTTATTCAAGCATGGCGCGCCAGAATGGCGGCCGTTTCTTCGATGGCCTGGTGCGCGCGCACAGCCATGGCGTCGCCCAGCATCACCAGCACGGGGCCGTGGTTTTCACCCAGGCCATGCGCCAGGGCGCTCAGCGTCAGGCGCACGATGCGCTGGTCCGGGCGGCTGCAGTTTTCAATCACCACCACCGGGGTGTCGGCACGTCGGCCCTGGGCCAGCAGGCGCTGGGCCGTGGCGATGGCTTCGCGGCCACCCATGTATTGCACCAGGGTGTCACAGTCGGGGATGCGCGTCTGGTCCGGTTCGCCCGGCGCCGTGCTGGACGTGAAAAAGGCCACGCTGCGCGACACGCCCCGTTTGGTCAGCGGCTGCTGTGTGGGGGCCGCGGCCCCCAGGGCCGTGGTAATGCCGGGCACCACTTCGACGGCGATGCCCGCTTCTTCCAGCGCCCGCAATTCCTCGTCGGCGCGGCCGAACAGCATGGGGTCGCCCCCTTTCAGGCGCACGACGACGGCGTGCTTGCGCGCGTTGTCGACCAGTTGCTTGTTGATGAAGGCCTGCGCCGTCGACAACTGGCCGCAGCGCTTGCCGACCAGAATCTTTTGCGCCTGCGGGCACAGCTCCAGCATCTCTTCGGTGACCAGTGCGTCGTGCAGCACGACGTCCGCCTGTGCCAGCAGGCGCGCGCCGCGCAAGGTCATCAGGTCTTGCGCGCCGGGCCCGGCGCCGATCAGGTAGACCTTGCCGGGGAGAGATGGGGAGCTGTTCATGTGGCTGCCTTTCCTGGACGATACGGGATTAGAGTCGAACCATGCCGGCCGCGACGGTCTGGTGGGTGACTTCATCGATCAGGATGAAGGCGCCGGTGGCGCGGATATCGGCATACGCGTCGGCCGCCAGCGCCTGCTGCACGTTCAGGCTGATGCGGGCGATATCGTTGAGCTTCAAGCCTTCGGCCGGATGGCGCTGCTGCGTATTGATGTCGAGGATCGATTCGATCGCCGTCACCTTGGCCGCCGTCTGCTTGGTGCCGTGCTTGATCCAGTACTTGCGGCGCAAGTCGAGCGCGTCTTCCGACAGCCAGCACACGTCGGCCACCACTTGTTTCAGCAGGGTGGCAGGGCGCTCACTGCTCGCCAGCAAGTCGCCGCGCGAGATGTCGAGGTATTCATTGAGCAGCAGGGTCACGGACTGGCCCACCACGGCGGTGCTCAGCGAGCCGTCCAGGGTGACGATATCCTTGACGGTTGCCGTCTGGCCCGATGGCTGCACCACGAGGGTGTCGCCGATGCTGACCTTGCCCGCCTCGATGCGGCCCATGTAGCCGCGGAAGTCGTTCGCTTCGTGGCCGTTGTGGCGCGCCACCAGCTGCACCGGGAAGCGGAACGGGGTGTCGTGCGATTCGTCGTAGACGGACAGCGATTCGAGCAGCTCGATCAAGGTCGGGCCTGTGTACCAGCCCAGCTTGTCGCCGCGTTCGACGACGTTGTCGCCGGTGAGTGCCGACAGCGGGATCGGCGTGATGTCCTTCAAGCCCAGCGACTGGGCGAATTCGCGGTAGGCGGCCACGATGCGGTTGTACACCGTTTCATCGTAGTCGACGAGGTCCATCTTGTTGACGGCCACGACCACGTGCTCGATCTGCAGCAAGTGGGCAATTGTCGAATGGCGCTTGGTCTGGATCAGCAATTCCACGCTGCCATCGTCGCCCAGTTTCACTTTCGACACGTCGATCAGGATGATGACGGCATCGGCGGTGGAGGCGCCCGTCACCATGTTGCGCGTGTATTGCTCGTGGCCCGGCGTGTCGGCGATGATGAATTTGCGTTTCGGCGTGGCAAAGTAGCGGTAAGCCACATCGATCGTGATACCTTGCTCGCGTTCCGCTTCCAGGCCGTCTGTCAGCAGCGACAGGTCGACCGTGTCGCCCACCGTGCGCTTGTGCTTGGAGCGCGACATGGCGTCGAGCTGGTCGGCGAAGATGCCCTTGCTGTCGAACAGCAAACGGCCGATCAGCGTGCTCTTGCCGTCATCGACGGACCCGGCCGTGATGAAGCGCAGCATGCCGCGCTCCAGGCTGTCGGTGAGGTTGGTGTTCTGGATTGCTGCGTTCATTAGAAATACCCTGCTTTCTTGCGTTTTTCCATCGAGGCTTCGGAAGTTTGGTCATCCATGCGGGTGGCGCCCCGCTCCGTGATTTGCGTGATTGCCGTTTCGGCGATGATGGCGTCGACCGTCGCCGCATCGGACGAGACAGGGCAGGTGCACGAGATATCGCCCACCGTACGGAAGCGCACGACTTGCGTTTCCACCGTTTCGCCTTCCCGCGGCGGCGTCAGATCCGTCAGCGGCACGAGCAAGCCGTTGCGCGGGATCACCTGGCGCTCGTGCGCGAAGTAGATCGGCGGCAATTCCAGTTGCTCGCGGGCGATGTATTGCCACACGTCCAGCTCGGTCCAGTTGGAGATGGGGAAGACGCGCATGTTTTCACCGGGATGGACGCGGGTGTTATACAGATCCCACAGTTCCGGACGCTGGGCTTTCGGATCCCAGGCGCCGAATTCGTCGCGGAACGAAAAGATGCGTTCCTTGGCGCGGGCTTTTTCTTCGTCGCGGCGCGCGCCGCCGATGCAGGCGTCAAATTTGTATTCGGCGATGGTTTCCAGCAAGGTGACGGCTTGGGCCGCGTTGCGCGAATCCGTTGCCGGGTTGCGCAGACGCACGGTGCCGCGCTTGATCGAGTCTTCCACGGAGCCGACGATCAGGCGTTCGCCCAGTTCCGCCACTTTCTTGTCACGGAAAGTGATGACTTCGGGGAAGTTGTGGCCCGTGTCGATATGCACGAGAGGGAATGGAAACTTGCCTGGGCGGAAGGCTTTTTCGGCCAGGCGCAGCAGGACGACGGAATCCTTGCCGCCGGAAAACAGCAGCGCAGGGTTGGCCGATTCGGCCGCCACTTCGCGCATGATGTGGATGGCTTCCGATTCAAGGCTGTCGAGGTGACGCTGGTTCAAAATATTGCTCATATGGGTGCTTTCTTGTTCTGCTGAGTCTGTTGTGTCTGTTCAGGCTGCCACGGATTTGATGCGTATCAGTTTGCCGTCCACCATGTGCAGGCCGCATTCCTTGGAGTCGGGGTTTTCCCACCACCAGCGTCCGGCGCGCACATCTTCGCCGGGCTGCACGGCCCGCGTGCACGGTTCGCAGCCGATCGACGGGTAACCCTGGTCGTGCAGCGCGTTGTACGGCACGTCGTTGGCGCGGATGTAGGCCCACACGTCTTCTTCCGACCAGTCCGCCAGCGGATTGAATTTTGTCATCGCGTGCGCCGCGTCGTCTTCCTGCACGTGCAATTCGGCGCGCGTGGTGGACTGCGCGCGGCGCTGTCCCGTGACCCAGGCCTTGTTGCCGGCCAGGGCGCGGCCCAGCGGCTCGACCTTGCGGATGCGGCAGCATTCGCGGCGCATCTCGACGCTGTTGTAGAACGCGTTCAGGCCATTTTGTTCCACGTAAGCGGCCACGGCTTCCGGTTGCGGGCGGTACAAGGTGATGTCGTGGTCGTAACGGGTCTTGACCTTGTCGAGCACGGCCAGGGTTTCCTGGTGCAGCCGGCCTGTTTCCAGGGAGAAGATGCCGATGGGCAGCTTCGCCTTGAGTATCATGTCGGTCAGCACCATGTCTTCGGCTGCCAGGCTAGAGGCGAACACGGCCGGCGAAAAGTCCGCGGCGATGCGTGTCAGCGTTTGCTGGGTGGCGTCAATTAAAGTAGAGAGGTCGCTCATGGCTCGCTTTCTCAGATGCCGGCCGCGTTGTCGAGGTCAGGATTCTGGCCTTCGCGCTGGTGGCGGCGGAACAGCGGCGATTTTTGATCCCACGACGCCTGGTAGGTTTCCGAGAACACGGATAAACCTTTCAGGGCGTCATGGATGCTGCGGTCGGGGCGTGTCGCATACGCGTCGAAGCCGACCCGGTGCATGGAAAACAGCTGGTCGCGCAGCACGTCGCCAATCGCGCGCAATTCACCTTGGAAACCGAGGCGGGCGCGCAGGTTGAACGCGATGGAATAGCCGCGGCCATCCGTGAATTTCGGGAAGTCCACGCCGATGACGGGCAGTTGCTCCACGTCGGCCGCCAGTTCTTCCGGGCGCTCGTCGCTGGCCAGCCATACGCCGATGTCGGGCAGGCGAGCGGCCAGGGTTTCGCGCTGGGCTTGCCATACGAGCAGCGGCACGATGACCTTGCCGGCTGGCACGACCACTGTTTCCGGCGTGTCGTTTTCATCGAGGCGCAGCAAGCCCCAGGTATTCGGCACCACGGCGGCGTTCTTGATGATTTCTTCGCGTACTTCAAACATATTCGTCTTCTCCCACCAGGTTGCCGACCGTGATCGGCGTTGCATATACGTGTTCCTTGAACGGCGCCAGGCCCAGGCGCTGGGCCGTGTCGACGAAGCGCTCGCCTTCGTGGCGGTCGCGCACGTAGACGTGCAGCAGGCGGCCGATGACTTCAGGCATCTGCAGGGAAGAGAACGATGGCCCGATGATCTTGCCGATGGCCGCGTTGTTGCCTTGCGCGCCGCCTATCGACACTTGATACCATTCGCTGCCATCCTTGTCGACGCCGAGGATGCCGATGCTGCCCACGTGATGGTGGCCGCAGGCATTGATGCAGCCGGAAATGTTCAGTTCGATCTCGCCGATGTCATGCTGGAAGTCGATGCTGTCGAAGCGTTCCGCGATGGCGGCCGCGATCGGCAGCGACTTGGCGTTGGCCAGCGAGCAGAAGTCGCCACCAGGGCAGCAGATCATGTCGGTCAGCAAGCCGATGTTCGGCGTGGCCAGGCCATGCGCCTTGGCTTCCTGCCACAGCGTGAACAGTTTCGACTGTTCCACGTCGGCCAGCACGAGGTTTTGCTCGTGCGTCACGCGCAGTTCGCCAAAGCTGTAGCGGTCGGCCAGATCGGCCACGAAATCGATCTGCTCGGCCGTCGCGTCGCCCGGCGGCACGCCCGTTTTCTTCAGGGACAGCACCACGGCCACGTAGCCGGGGCGCTGGTGCGGCTTGACGTTGCGCGCCAGCCAGTTCACATAGGCCTTGTTGTCCGCATGTTCGTTCTTGTAGTCGAGTTCCGGCAAGGCCAGGTAAGCGGGCGGATTGAAGAAGTCCGCCACGCGCTGCATTTCCTCGGCCGTCAGGGTTTCCGGACCGTCTTTCAAGTCGACCCACTCTGCTTCCACCTGGCGCGTGAATTCTTCCACGCCGATGGCTTTCAGCAAAATCTTGATGCGCGCCTTGTATTTGTTGTCGCGGCGGCCGTGCAAGTTGTACACGCGCATGATCGCCTGGATATACGTCAGCAAATGCTGCCACGGCAGGAAGTCGCGCACGACGCTGCCCAAAATCGGCGTGCGGCCCATGCCGCCGCCGGCCATGACCTTGAAGCCCACTTCGCCGGCCGCGTTGCGCACGGCCGTCAAGCCGATGTCGTGCACGGCGATGGCGGCGCGGTCTTCCTCGGCGCCATTGATGGCGACCTTGAATTTACGCGGCAGGGCGATGAACTCGGGGTGGAAGGTGCTCCACTGGCGCAATACTTCCGCGTACGGGCGCGGATCGATGATTTCATCGGCTGCGACACCGGCGAACGGGTCCGATGTTGTATTACGGATACAGTTGCCCGACGTTTGGATCGCGTGCATTTCCACGGAAGCGAGGTCCGTCAGGATATCGGGAGTCTGCTCCAGTTCGATCCAGTTGAACTGGATGTTCTGGCGCGTCGTGAAGTGGCCATAGCCGCGGTCATACTTGCGCGCGATGTGCGCGAACATGCGCATCTGCTTGGCCGAAAGCAAGCCGTACGGCACGGCGATACGCAGCATGTAGGCGTGGCGTTGCATGTACAGGCCGTTTTGCAGGCGCAGCGGAATGAATTCCTCTTCCGTCAGTTCATTGGCGATACGGCGCGCAACCTGGTCTCGGTACTGGGCGATGCGTTCTTTGATGATGAGGTGGTCGTACTGATCGTAATGGTACATATCAATTCCTAAAAAAGCCGGGGTGCTGGAAGATTGCCTGGGATTATGTTCTTGATACTGCTCTTGTCACTTGTTCGGTAATTAATAGATTAGCTTCACTGCCACGCCGGTCAAGGTCATCGCCAGCAGCACTCGTAAAAACTTTTCCGGCACGGAGCGGGCGACCCAGGAACCGAGCGTGATGCCGGGCAGGGAGCCGACCAGCAAGGAGGCCAGCAATTCCCAGTGGATGGAGCCGAGCCACCAGTGGCCCAGGGCGGCGATGGCCGTCAGGGGCACGGCATAGGCGATATCGGTGCCCGCCACTTCGGCCGAGCTCATGCGTGGATACAGCATCACCAGCAGTGTGGCGCCGATGGCGCCGGCGCCGATCGACGAGACCGTTACCAGCACGCCCAGCACGGCGCCGGCAATAATGGTCGCAGCGGCAAGCTTGTTGCCTTGTAATTGTTTCTCAGGGTGCGCATTGATCCAGGCCAGCATGCGGCCCTTGAAAATCAGTGCCACGACGGTCAGCAGCACGGAGCCGGCGATCGAGTAGCGGATGATCTGGCCGATTTCCGGCGACAGGGTGCCGAACGATTTGAGCGCCAGGGTCGCGATGACGGCGGCGGGCAGAGCGCCGATGCACAGGCGCTTGACGATATCCCAGCGGATGGTGCCGCGCAGGCGGTGCGTCAGCGTGCCGGCGCTCTTGGTGATCGAGGCGAACGCCAGGTCGGTACCGACGGCCACGGAAGGCGGTACGCCAAACAGCAGGGTTAACAGCGGCGTCATCAGCGAGCCGCCGCCCACGCCGGTCATTCCTACGAGTAATCCTACGGCAAATCCTGAGACTATATAAGACAAAGTCATGCTTGCACCCCCAAAGTACCCGCAATAGTAATAAACTTAGTGTTTATTCCAAACTACTAAGTACGCATTTGCTTATATGCGATATGCGTATATGCATGAACGCAAAATCATGGGTGGGGCGGAAACTCGGCAAATCACGGCAATCTAGGGCAAACCAGCAATGAATCTCCATCAACTGCGCTTCGTGCGCGAAGCGGTCCGGCAGAATTACAACCTGACGGACGCCGCCAAGGCCCTATTCACGTCGCAACCTGGCGTATCGAAAGCCATCATCGAGCTGGAGGAAGAGCTGGGCGTGGATATTTTTACGCGCCATGGCAAGCGTATCCGCGGCTTGACGGAGCCGGGCCGCCTAGTGCTGGAGTCGGTTGAGCTGATCATGCAGGAAATCGACAGCATGAAGCGCATCGGCAAGGAATTCGCGGCGCAGGACAGCGGCAGCTTTACGATTGCAACTACGCACACGCAGGCGCGCTACACCTTGCCCAAGGTCGTGCAAGCCTTCATGCTGAAGTTCCCAAAGGTCAGATTGTCTTTGCTGCAAGGCAATCCTCGCCAGATCGCCGAGATGGTGCAGCGAGACCAGGCGGACCTGGCCATCGCCACCGAATCGATCGCCGCCATCGATGGCTTGATTACCTTGCCATGCTATCAATGGGAGCACGTGGTGGTGGTGCCCGTCGATCATCCGCTGCTCAAATCGAAGTCCGTGACCCTGGAAGAAATCGCCGCTTTCCCCCTGATTACCTATGACAGCGCGTTCGCCGGACGCAACAAGATCGACCACGCTTTCGTGCTGCGCGGCCTGAAACCGGACATCTTGCTGGAAGCCATCGATGCGGACGTCATCAAGACTTATGTCGAGTTGGGCATGGGGATTGGTATCATAGCGGGTATGGCCTTCGATGCCGAGCGCGACAAAGGCTTGCGCGCCATCCCTGTCGGCCATCTGTTCGGCATGAATGTGTCGCGCGTGGCCGTCAAGCAGGGCGCGTATTTGCGCAGCTATATCTATACCTTTATCGAGTTGCTGACGCCGACCCTGAACCGCAAGCTCATCGAGCAGGCGATGAGCGGTGATAAAGAGCACTACGAACTATAAACAATGCATGAAGCCGGCCGGGCGAGGTGCCTGGCCAAGATTATTTAAGAAGAGAAGAAACAATGATTACCGATCAGCTTGCCAAATATTACGCCACCATCGCGCAGCAGTACGAGCGCGTCTATGACAAGCCCGAACGCCAGGAAGACCTGGAAGTGTTGCGCGACAAGGTCGCCGACGTGCTGGAAGGCCACACCGTGCTGGAGCTGGCTTGCGGCACCGGCTACTGGACGGAAGTGGTGGCCGAGTCGGCCGACTCCGTGCTGGCCACCGATATCAACGATGAAATGCTGGCGCTGGCCCAATCGCGCGGCTTACCCGACAACGTCACCTTCGCCAAGCTCGATGCCTTCAACTTGCCCGATGACTTGCTGGGCAAGTTTACGGCCGTGTTCGCCGGTTTCTGGTGGTCGCACGTCAAGCGCGAAGACCAGGACAAATACCTGAAGCAATTGCGCAGCAAGCTGGGCAAGGACATTCTGCTGGTGCTGATCGATAATTCCTATGTCGATGGCAGCAGCACCGTGATCGCGCGTACCGACCTGGAAGGCAACACCCACCAGTTCCGCACGACGGACGCGGGCGAGCGCTATGAAGTACTGAAGAATTTCCCGTCAGATAGCCACCTGCGCAAGAAGTTTGCCCACTCGGCCCGCGAAATCCGCATGAAGCGCCTGGAATACTACTGGCTGCTGAGCTGCCGCCTGAAGTAAGCTGTTGCCGCATGAACCGCCTCCGGGCGGTTTTTTTTCGTCTGTTGTTTTTATCTGACATGACGTTGTGCCAAAAAGCAACATCTTGTCGATGTCATATTGTTGAAGTATTTGGTGGGCATGATTCGGTTCAGCAGCTAAGCAGCACCACTCTTGTCCAACCTAATGTAGAGAATCTCAAGTGAAAAAAATTACTCTGGCAGCATTGATCATCGGCACCTTCGCAGCAGCTACGGCACAAGCACAATCGAACGTCACCGTGTACGGCCTGGTTGACCTCGGTATTGCCAAGACCACTGGCCAGCCGACGGTACAACGCGAAAACAATGCTTCGCGCCTCGGTTTCAAGGGTACGGAAGATATGGGTGGCGGCCTGTCCGCAATTTTCAACCTGGAAAGTGAATTCCTGGCTGACACCGGCGCGCAAAAAGGCGTGTTGTTCGACCGTCAAGCCTACGTGGGCTTGAAAGGCGCGTTTGGTACCGCCATCCTGGGCCGCACCAAGAATCTGGTCGACGGCACCATCGCCCGCGTCGATCCATTCAACACCTACGGCGTGGTTGGCAAGAACAATGAAACCCTGCTGCGTTCGGGCGTCGGCACGTCGCGCGTCAACAATGCCGTGACCTACAACAGCCCAAGCTTTGACGGTTTCGTGGGCAGCCTGCAATACGTGCTGAGCGAAGTCAACAGCGCTGACGCAGGCGTGATCGGCCTGGCAACCTACGACAATGGCCCGATCAGCTTGCACGCCGGCTACGAAAAAGCCGTGCAAGCGACGGCAACGGCTGCCAAGCCTGATCTGTGGTCCATCGGTGGCGGCTATAAATTCGG
Coding sequences within:
- a CDS encoding phosphoadenylyl-sulfate reductase, which gives rise to MSDLSTLIDATQQTLTRIAADFSPAVFASSLAAEDMVLTDMILKAKLPIGIFSLETGRLHQETLAVLDKVKTRYDHDITLYRPQPEAVAAYVEQNGLNAFYNSVEMRRECCRIRKVEPLGRALAGNKAWVTGQRRAQSTTRAELHVQEDDAAHAMTKFNPLADWSEEDVWAYIRANDVPYNALHDQGYPSIGCEPCTRAVQPGEDVRAGRWWWENPDSKECGLHMVDGKLIRIKSVAA
- a CDS encoding DUF934 domain-containing protein, whose translation is MFEVREEIIKNAAVVPNTWGLLRLDENDTPETVVVPAGKVIVPLLVWQAQRETLAARLPDIGVWLASDERPEELAADVEQLPVIGVDFPKFTDGRGYSIAFNLRARLGFQGELRAIGDVLRDQLFSMHRVGFDAYATRPDRSIHDALKGLSVFSETYQASWDQKSPLFRRHQREGQNPDLDNAAGI
- a CDS encoding nitrite/sulfite reductase: MYHYDQYDHLIIKERIAQYRDQVARRIANELTEEEFIPLRLQNGLYMQRHAYMLRIAVPYGLLSAKQMRMFAHIARKYDRGYGHFTTRQNIQFNWIELEQTPDILTDLASVEMHAIQTSGNCIRNTTSDPFAGVAADEIIDPRPYAEVLRQWSTFHPEFIALPRKFKVAINGAEEDRAAIAVHDIGLTAVRNAAGEVGFKVMAGGGMGRTPILGSVVRDFLPWQHLLTYIQAIMRVYNLHGRRDNKYKARIKILLKAIGVEEFTRQVEAEWVDLKDGPETLTAEEMQRVADFFNPPAYLALPELDYKNEHADNKAYVNWLARNVKPHQRPGYVAVVLSLKKTGVPPGDATAEQIDFVADLADRYSFGELRVTHEQNLVLADVEQSKLFTLWQEAKAHGLATPNIGLLTDMICCPGGDFCSLANAKSLPIAAAIAERFDSIDFQHDIGEIELNISGCINACGHHHVGSIGILGVDKDGSEWYQVSIGGAQGNNAAIGKIIGPSFSSLQMPEVIGRLLHVYVRDRHEGERFVDTAQRLGLAPFKEHVYATPITVGNLVGEDEYV
- a CDS encoding sulfite exporter TauE/SafE family protein: MTLSYIVSGFAVGLLVGMTGVGGGSLMTPLLTLLFGVPPSVAVGTDLAFASITKSAGTLTHRLRGTIRWDIVKRLCIGALPAAVIATLALKSFGTLSPEIGQIIRYSIAGSVLLTVVALIFKGRMLAWINAHPEKQLQGNKLAAATIIAGAVLGVLVTVSSIGAGAIGATLLVMLYPRMSSAEVAGTDIAYAVPLTAIAALGHWWLGSIHWELLASLLVGSLPGITLGSWVARSVPEKFLRVLLAMTLTGVAVKLIY
- a CDS encoding CysB family HTH-type transcriptional regulator — translated: MNLHQLRFVREAVRQNYNLTDAAKALFTSQPGVSKAIIELEEELGVDIFTRHGKRIRGLTEPGRLVLESVELIMQEIDSMKRIGKEFAAQDSGSFTIATTHTQARYTLPKVVQAFMLKFPKVRLSLLQGNPRQIAEMVQRDQADLAIATESIAAIDGLITLPCYQWEHVVVVPVDHPLLKSKSVTLEEIAAFPLITYDSAFAGRNKIDHAFVLRGLKPDILLEAIDADVIKTYVELGMGIGIIAGMAFDAERDKGLRAIPVGHLFGMNVSRVAVKQGAYLRSYIYTFIELLTPTLNRKLIEQAMSGDKEHYEL
- a CDS encoding class I SAM-dependent methyltransferase — encoded protein: MITDQLAKYYATIAQQYERVYDKPERQEDLEVLRDKVADVLEGHTVLELACGTGYWTEVVAESADSVLATDINDEMLALAQSRGLPDNVTFAKLDAFNLPDDLLGKFTAVFAGFWWSHVKREDQDKYLKQLRSKLGKDILLVLIDNSYVDGSSTVIARTDLEGNTHQFRTTDAGERYEVLKNFPSDSHLRKKFAHSAREIRMKRLEYYWLLSCRLK
- a CDS encoding porin — translated: MKKITLAALIIGTFAAATAQAQSNVTVYGLVDLGIAKTTGQPTVQRENNASRLGFKGTEDMGGGLSAIFNLESEFLADTGAQKGVLFDRQAYVGLKGAFGTAILGRTKNLVDGTIARVDPFNTYGVVGKNNETLLRSGVGTSRVNNAVTYNSPSFDGFVGSLQYVLSEVNSADAGVIGLATYDNGPISLHAGYEKAVQATATAAKPDLWSIGGGYKFGPAKITAAYSKGDTKVATTGEFKSYLIGLNYTVGGGDAKVSYGKQEQSNNKFKDQDTIKEFGVGYDYHLSKRTDVYAYAGRERVKSLTSYQIGLAHKF